Proteins encoded in a region of the Zea mays cultivar B73 chromosome 2, Zm-B73-REFERENCE-NAM-5.0, whole genome shotgun sequence genome:
- the LOC100383465 gene encoding uncharacterized protein LOC100383465 yields the protein MSYAHASRHRGGGMPPTTALAAKVALASAALAAFASLARLAVPRLVAVAAAVLPRAWAAARLWLVPPYLFVTVHLIILVIWKLSDHRHSQQQAAAAQHKDDPWPPAAELPSTAAAATPAVRAKEEQYGQPLPAEFSSPSPDSGGGGSCVTTESDEDASSPSPDVLWRSLAPAPQERAVVLEREPSLPPSQAVDGDDDDDDLDATWNAIMQKTRPAAPAATPPAPAPAPAAHHQQRPPPRARDPSVGAEEMNRRFDDFIKKNRNSFGRQ from the coding sequence ATGTCATACGCCCACGCCTCACGCCACCGCGGCGGGGGCATGCCGCCCACGACGGCGCTCGCGGCGAAGGTGGCACTGGCGTCCGCGGCGCTGGCCGCGTTCGCGTCCCTGGCGCGCCTCGCCGTCCCGCGCCTCGTGGCCGTGGCCGCCGCCGTGCTCCCGCGCGCCTGGgccgccgcgcgcctctggcTCGTCCCGCCCTACCTCTTCGTCAccgtgcacctcatcatcctcgtcatctggAAGCTGTCCGACCACAGGCACTCCCAGCAGCAGGCCGCCGCCGCCCAGCACAAGGACGACCCCTGGCCGCCGGCCGCGGAGCTCCcgtccaccgccgccgccgccacgccgGCCGTCAGAGCCAAGGAGGAGCAGTACGGCCAGCCCCTGCCAGCTGAGttctcctccccctccccggactccggcggcggcggctccTGCGTCACCACCGAGTCCGACGAGGACGCCTCCTCGCCTTCCCCGGACGTGCTGTGGCGTAGCCTGGCGCCGGCGCCGCAGGAGCGCGCGGTCGTCCTGGAGCGGGAACCCTCGCTGCCGCCGTCGCAGGCCgtggacggcgacgacgacgacgacgacctgGACGCCACGTGGAACGCCATCATGCAGAAGACGCGCCCGGCGGCTCCGGCTGCTACCCCTCCAGCTCCAGCTCCCGCTCCCGCCGCGCACCATCAGCAACGGCCGCCACCGAGGGCCCGGGACCCGTCGGTCGGCGCCGAGGAGATGAACCGGCGGTTCGACGACTTCATCAAGAAGAACCGCAACTCCTTCGGCAGGCAATAG